A stretch of Besnoitia besnoiti strain Bb-Ger1 chromosome V, whole genome shotgun sequence DNA encodes these proteins:
- a CDS encoding hypothetical protein (encoded by transcript BESB_060290): MYAPPSGLAAGPDGRTGAPGAEGDPSQQLQQLQMLFAGQQQAPQPGAAYPPFFPPQGGPGGAGLLGGAPQGASSFYPPAAAAPLPAAGQQAPNGAEFAGRALYGAYPPAAGAEGGASPAAGSGRGLGAADGAEAHKGLGGGVARSQFRGKGDARAGEDAVRAAQEEISKLQHLFAGGSYAPAAGGPRPNGSSGPRGDGRGDRGEGASAFFAEAGGGGAGGARNRDEDDGKSGRMVVFVDYPAAAFSLVPEDVRNFLSVFGTVKQVSLSRRRAAAEVQIAPASAVGVCVQELNETFLPGLGVLRVAPLTARGTPLEDLLPASAADPPGASAKAGAADSPFAGRRRDEPAARRDSGEGGAGGSEARFGGDRGGGDTPSAGGRSRDERERGEGGRKPGSDRRKKVCRLELVDLFTYEPGFDVTRALLGDHNGNISYIMDQTQHKVDLSIKGKAVNEAPVAERLHLSLSSDDPEAYEKALSMAEDLLQSVCEQFVAFCQMKHLPPPLTATFRRHQYEQQGDGSLTYLGVTERPPAWLGSSPSHSPAARGGAPGAPALAAGVPTANAALSAPSAAAAAAVTAAGSPGGAARSQAALAAGAGGLPGPAPAAGAAAALPASCLLSGPPPHLAAPAMTHPTSHPAGALPPPGSQLAVVGAAPMPAAGAIPPGGALPPPLGAPPLAHHPHHPVGLPPLASPPPSSAAAPIAAHRAPPPLAHLPPPGAAPRGAAAAALLAHHPAPHHVSGPPPHLNPLAGPHPLGLPPPHPHPGVPHLAPPPHPGSFLPPPAGLAPHPFGVPPHHPAAGGVLVPPGGLGDFAAAMEAAALAAGARGGGRRDGETCTTAAALQARRDAEAAAAAEGAQCEARAGGAVAGASGEATIGEVRASGDRRGQEERRTPRSEGVSRLWPRAERAHKV, from the exons ATGTATGCGCCGCCGTCAGGCTTGGCGGCGGGGCCTGACGGCCGCACGGGCGCCCCTGGGGCCGAGGGCGACCCTTCAcagcagctccagcagctgcagatgctTTTCGCAGGCCAGCAGCAGGCTCCTCAGCCCGGCGCGGCGTACCCGCCGTTCTtcccgccgcagggcggccCGGGGGGCGCGGGTCTCCTCGGTggagcgccgcagggcgcgagCAGCTTCTACCcgcccgcagctgcagcgccgctgcctgctgcgGGCCAGCAGGCCCCGAACGGGGCAGAATTCGCGGGCCGCGCGCTCTACGGCGCGTacccgcctgccgcgggcgccgaggggggcgcgtcgccggctgcgggCTCCGGCAGGGGCCTGGGGGCCGCGgacggggcggaggcgcacaagggcctcggcggcggggtCGCGAGGAGCCAGTTCCGCgggaagggcgacgcgcgggcgggagaagacgccgtccgtgctgcgcaggaggagaTCTCGAAGCTGCAGCATTTGTTCGCCGGAGGCTCctacgcgccggcggcgggcgggccTCGGCCCaacggcagcagcgggccgcgaggcgacgggcgcggcgaccgcggcgagggcgcgagcgccttcttTGCAGAGgccgggggcggaggcgcgggaggggcgagaaatcgcgacgaagacgacgggaAAAGCGGCAGAATGGTCGTGTTCGTGGACTAccctgctgccgccttcAGTCTCGTGCCTGAGGACGTCCGGAactttctctctgtcttcggGACCGTCAAACAG GTTTCTTTGtcacggaggcgcgcggccgcggaggtgCAGATTGCCCCAGCCTCAGCCGTGGGCGTGTGCGTTCAAGAGCTGAACGAGACCTTCCTGCCGGGGTTGggcgtcctgcgcgtcgcgccactgaccgcgcgcggcacgcCCCTGGAAGAtctgctgccggcgtctgcagcggatCCCCCaggcgcgtcggcgaaggcgggcgccgccgactcgccgttcgcgggccggcggagagacgagcccgccgcgcggcgcgatagcggtgaggggggggcgggaggtTCGGAGgcgcgcttcggcggcgaccgcggcggaggggacacgccctcggcgggggggcggagcCGGGACGAGCGGGAgcggggcgagggcgggcggaAACCCGGCAGCGACAGACGCAAGAAAGTCTGCCGCCTCGAACTCGTGGATCTGTTCACCTACGAGCCGGGATTCGACGTCACGCGGGCGCTGCTCGGCGACCACAACGGGAATATCAGCTACATCATGGATCAGACGCAGCACAAAGTCGACTTGTCCATCAAAG GCAAAGCCGTCAATGAGGCTCCcgtcgccgagcgcctgCATCTCTCGCTTTCGTCGGACGATCCCGAAGCGTATGAAAAG GCCCTCAGCATGGCGGAGGACCTCCTGCAGTCCGTCTGCGAGCAGTTCGTCGCGTTTTGCCAAATGAAGCacttgccgccgccgctgacggCGACCTTCCGCCGCCACCAGTACGAGCAGCAGGGCGACGGCTCGCTGACCTACTTGGGCGTCACCGAGCGCCCGCCCGCGTGGCTGGGCTCTTCACCCTCACACAGCCCAGCGGCGCGGGGAGGGGCGCCTGGAGCCcctgcgctcgctgccggGGTGCCCACTGCGAATGCGGCCCTCAgtgcgccctctgcagcggcggcagccgcggtcACCGCCGCAGGATctcccggcggcgccgccaggtCGCAAGCCGCGCTggccgcgggggcggggggactGCCCgggcccgcgcccgccgctggagccgcggcggcgctgcctgcgtcgtGTCTCCTCAGTggccctccgccgcacctggccgcgcccgcgatgACTCACCCGACATCGcaccccgcgggcgccttgcCCCCACCCGGCAGCCAGCTCGCTGTCGTTGGGGCCGCTCCGATGCCCGCTGCAGGAGCGATCCCTCCGGGCGgcgctcttccgccgcccctgggggccccgccgctcgcgcaccACCCGCACCACCCTGTGGGTCTGCCGcccctcgcgtctccgccccccagcagcgcggctgcgccgatCGCTGCCCatcgggcgccgccgcctctcgcgcacttgccgccgccgggggccgctccccgcggcgcagctgcagcagccctgCTGGCGCATCATCCCGCCCCGCACCACGTTTCCGGGCCTCCGCCCCACCTAAACCCTCTCGCAGGTCCCCATCCCTTGGGCCTACCGCCCCCGCATCCGCACCCTGGTGTCCCGCACTTGGCTCCGCCGCCCCATCCAGGTTCCTTCCTGCCACCCCCTGCGGGCCTCGCCCCGCACCCCTTCGGAGTTCCACCCCACCAcccggccgccggcggggtGCTTGTGCCCCCCGGGGGTCTCGGGgacttcgccgccgccatggaggccgccgcgcttgctgccggcgccagaggcggggGCCGGCGAGACGGGG AGACCTGCACCACCGCGGCAGCTCTCCAGGCGCgtcgcgacgcggaggccgcggcggccgcggagggagcccagtgcgaggcgagagcggggggcgcggtcgcgggagcgtcgggagaggcgacgatCGGTGAAGTACGGGCGAGTGGCGATCGTAGGGGGCAAGAGGAGCGGCGCACGCCCCGAAGCGagggcgtctcgcggctgTGGCCGCGCGCTGAACGGGCGCACAAAGTTTGA
- a CDS encoding zinc finger (CCCH type) motif-containing protein (encoded by transcript BESB_060300), with translation MPKAPATVQSPPGGTAGWTASGGFEAPSARSGARNGSRSKADAGKGVNAATGSFRATARRGLKKSAAHAGSRPRGEEATGALPKSDLSASGKWKDSPPRPSRKDSSGSCGMSTSCGASEDADSSLLSPSAFPPLGVAVHPSGLNSSNDAQLCSGLAFPEAPSRKATQRQSSPARTWSPPPPPPPLRAPGVEDQSGKGLSSYPRETGLSSYPRETEAAGAPEAAYADAIPGVPPLAGLSSWQRCRESALPSGVFSRSAPPAPSVDNSAGLTGDAAAIKAESVTLQPTILADRRSAFVKTQMCQHVTAGRCRMGEQCRYAHSVEELRPAPQLDKTMICASVKAGKVCPRGAACTFAHSRGELRQTIDHYKTNMCRNWLQGRCSKPNTCNHAHGEQELSFYRRLAATRGCRNFSKEQHHMHLAPLSAAGSGSGALPAPPNMGVSGTANAQGERAFGAGTGPAAAHHHVGMPLPAAVAGPGGSPARAVYEGIGVSQLSERTARVPFTVCPGHSYDDICLRGRVPARGRSSSAHELVRGGQKEASSVLGGGSQSEVSASLGRRDGCPRTPESGTGRPAGGRRPPQILSSAPFEPCGGGQAQTRALASGCAADSGTNLEHHRELGTLLQDWGRPLPHLEDILLGDKRGRRASEGESGLLPPTLQETEQLAASPAGQVAARGSATTEGSGLHLPTPGADLLASPSMTPASPVGSPCGSSASCHSLRSSSSPTTAPSSPLAGPQQREEGARVAGKRTDRRNVSVIAKKGACRDGEACSSSGQRHGGSSDEELPGNAASACTRASAEGCQFSRGTSAKMSRDCGTNSRGSFYSVNACTDASPWADARTGGSSVMASSDSLEAVAAAAGLLDKRQRAELQKHVERLRWLQQQSTQAGKFFLEGAKGVWAYTASEDGNGGQASDRLRHAGSAPSSCGGPSAKSLGGVRGGSAQIQSASAIEQGVSSLTELVAFLRSEAMRSDEPKSPSQSAAGAFAPAERRLRDGLDSVWGGSGSYLQTQLVREAQKSALEPFQFSCGKSRSPEEKRDEDNEWEELMKSLLEDAEGLTLAPCRESPGAQSTLIFAGTQ, from the exons ATGCCGAAAGCACCTGCGACGGTCCAGTCCCCTCCGGGAGGGACTGCCGGTTGGACGGCTTCCGGCGGCTTCGAAGCCCcaagcgcccgcagcggtGCCAGAAACGGCAGCCGGAGCAAGGCAGACGCCGGGAAAGGGGTGAATGCAGCGACGGGTTCTTTCCGTGCAACGGCTCGCAGAGGCCTGAAGAAGtctgctgcgcatgcaggcagcCGGCCACGCGGTGAGGAGGCCACCGGGGCGCTCCCCAAGAGCGACTTGAGTGCCTCGGGCAAGTGGAAGGATTCGCCCCCGCGCCCCTCGCGGAAAGACAGCTCCGGTAGCTGTGGAATGTCGACGTCCTGCGGCGCTTCGGAGGACGCCGACTCCTCGTTGTTGTCCCCCTCCGCATTCCCGCCGCTTGGTGTCGCTGTTCACCCCTCTGGGTTGAACTCGAGTAACGACGCGCAGCTCTGCAGCGGTCTCGCGTTTCCAGAGGCTCCGAGCAGGAAggccacgcagagacagtcGTCCCCCGCCCGGAcgtggtcgccgccgcctcccccgcccccgctgcGGGCCCCAGGTGTGGAGGATCAGAGTGGCAAGGGTCTCTCTTCCTACCCTCGCGAGACCGGTCTCTCTTCCTACCCTCGCGAGACCGAAGCTGCGGGTGCCCCGGAGGCCGCATACGCAGATGCGATCCCGGGGGTGCCGCCACTCGCAGGTCTTAGCTCTTGGCAGCGCTGCCGCGAATCGGCGTTGCCATCTGGTGTCTTCTCCcggtccgcgccgcctgcgccatcCGTGGATAACAGCGCGGGCTTGActggcgacgcggctgcaATCAAGGCAGAGTCAGTGACTCTGCAGCCCACGATTTTGGCCGACCGCAGGAGCGCCTTCGTGAAGACCCAGATGTGCCAGCACGTGACCGCCGGGCGCTGTCGAATGGGGGAGCAGTGCCGCTACGCCCACTCagtcgaggagctgcgacccgcgccgcagctggacAAAACGATGATTTGTGCGAGCGTCAAAGCCGGCAAAGTCTGCCCGAGAG GTGCGGCGTGCACATTTGCACATtctcgcggcgagctgcgtcaGACAATCGACCATTACAAGACCAACATGTGCCGCAACTGGCTTCAGGGTCGTTGCTCGAAGCCAAACACGTGCAATCATGCTCATGGGGAGCAGGAGCTGTCTTTTTACCGCCGTCTCGCAGCCACGAGGGGCTGTCGCAATTTCAGCAAAGAGCAGCACCACATGCATctggcgccgctgagcgCTGCAGGATCGGGAAGCGGCGCGcttccagcgccgccgaatATGGGCGTCTCTGGAACGGCTAACGCCCAGGGTGAACGCGCGTTTGGCGCTGGAACGGGGCCCGCGGCAGCCCACCACCACGTTGGCATGCCTCTTccagcggccgtcgcgggcCCCGGAGGCTCGCCCGCCCGAGCTGTGTATGAAGGGATCGGCGTCTCGCAGTTGAGTgagaggacggcgcgcgTTCCTTTCACGGTGTGCCCCGGGCACTCGTACGACGATATCTGCCTGCGCGGCAGAGTGCCGGCGCgtggccgcagcagcagcgcccacGAGCTGGTCCGCGGGGGGCAGAAAGAGGCCTCGAGTGTTTTAGGTGGAGGGAGCCAGAGCGAAGTTTCCGCCTCGTTGGGGCGTAGAGACGGGTGCCCCAGGACGCCTGAGAGCGGCACAGGAAGGCCTGCCGgcggtcgccgtccgccgcagaTTCTGTCCAGCGCGCCGTTCGAGCCGTGCGGAGGGGGTCAGGCGCAGACCAGAGCGCTTGCGTCTGGTTGCGCGGCAGACTCGGGCACAAACCTCGAGCACCACCGTGAGCTGGGCACTCTCTTGCAGGACTGGGGAAGGCCGCTGCCTCATCTGGAGGACATTCTGCTCGGAGACaaacgcgggcgacgggcgagcgaaggcgaaagcgGTTTGCTGCCCCCCACGCTCCAGGAGACTGAGCAGCTAGCCGCTTCGCCCGCTGGCCAAgttgcagcgcgcggctctgcgacgACGGAGGGAAGCGGGTTGCATCTTCCGACGCCTGGCGCCGATTTGCTCGCCTCCCCTTCCATgacgcctgcctctcctgtCGGCTCTCCGTGCGGCAGCAGTGCAAGCTGCCACTCACTCCGAAGTTCCTCGAGCCCCACGACAGCACCGTCGTCGCCACTTGCGGGTCCCCaacagcgagaggaaggcgcacgTGTGGCGGGGAAACGGACAGACAGGCGCAACGTGAGTGTGATCGCGAAAAAGGGCGCCTGTCGTGATGGCGAAGCGTGTTCCAGCAGCGGGCAACGGCACGGCGGATCGTCGGATGAGGAATTGCCGGGTAAcgcagcctctgcatgcacgcgggCGTCCGCGGAGGGCTGTCAGTTCAGCCGTGGCACTTCGGCAAAGATGTCGCGGGATTGCGGCACGAACAGCCGTGGAAGCTTCTACAGTGTCAATGCTTGCACCGATGCCTCTCCATGGGCCGACGCCAGGACGGGCGGCTCGAGTGTCATGGCCTCCTCAGACTCTCTCGAGGCAgtggctgcggcagcggggcTGTTGGACAAGCGGCAACGCGCTGAATTGCAGAAGCACGtggagcgcctccgctggctgcagcagcagagcacGCAGGCGGGCAAATTCTTTTTGGAGGGGGCCAAAGGCGTGTGGGCGTACaccgcgagcgaggacggcAACGGGGGGCAGGCTAGCGATAGGTTGAGGCATGCGGGCAGCGCACCGTCCAGCTGCGGGGGCCCTTCTGCGAAGTCTCTCGGCGGTGTGAGAGGTGGATCTGCACAGATCCAGTCTGCGTCAGCGATTGAACAGGGAGTCAGCTCCCTGACAGAATTGGTTgcgtttcttcgcagcgAAGCCATGCGCAGCGACGAGCCCAAGTCGCCTTCCCAGAGCGCGGCCGGGGCtttcgcgccggcggagcgtCGCCTTCGAGACGGCTTGGACAGCGTGTGGGGTGGCAGTGGGTCGTACCTTCAAACGCAACttgtgcgcgaggcgcaaaAGTCTGCCTTGGAGCCCTTTCAGTTCTCTTGTGGGAAATCCAGGTCGCCAGAGGAGAAACGAGATGAAGACAACGAGTGGGAAGAGCTCATGAAAAGTCTCCTCGAAGATGCTGAGGGTCTGACGCTCGCGCCCTGCAGAGAATCCCCTGGCGCGCAATCGACTCTGATCTTTGCTGGCACGCAGTGA